A region of Salvelinus alpinus chromosome 6, SLU_Salpinus.1, whole genome shotgun sequence DNA encodes the following proteins:
- the LOC139579191 gene encoding putative nuclease HARBI1 isoform X1, producing the protein MKAQNCVFLSALTMACPFVRDVVDEEALVLRRAFRRERVFRDRLDPLAFPDDHLYERYRFSADGIRYLCRLLGPRIKHRTARSHALSVEQMVCVALRFFASGAFLYSVGDAEQLNKATICRTIRSVCLAIKALADVFISFPGHRRLCDIKEEFYRIAGFPNVIGAVDCTHIRIKAPSGAHEADFVNRKSFHSINVQMVCNADCVISNVVAKWPGSVHDSRIFRASEIYQCLSQGEFSGVLLGDRGYGCQPFLLTPFTDPQEAQQAYNHAHARTRARVEMTFGLLKARFHCLHKLRVSPVRACDITVACAVLHNVACLRKERAPRVPPAMDWDNPAIFPDDDSGRLLRDQYVLNYFS; encoded by the exons atgaaggcccaaaattgtgtgttcctttctgctctgacaatggcatgcccattcgtgcgagatgtggtggatgaagaagcacttgtgctgaggagagccttcaggcgagaaagggtcttcagggaccggttggacccactggccttccctgatgaccatctatatgaaagatacaggttttctgcagatggcatcaggtatctatgcagactactgggtcccaggattaagcaccgcactgcacggagccatgcactgagtgtggagcaaatggtttgtgtggccttgcgcttttttgctagtggagccttcctgtactcagtgggggatgcagaacagctgaacaaggccacaatttgccgcacaataaggagtgtgtgtctggctatcaaagcattagcagatgtcttcatctccttccctggccacagaagactctgtgacatcaaagaggagttctataggattgcag gtttccccaatgtcattggtgcagtggactgcacacacataaggataaaagccccctcaggtgcccatgaggccgattttgtgaataggaaatcctttcacagcattaatgttcag atggtctgcaatgctgactgtgtgatcagcaatgttgtggcaaaatggcctggctcagtccatgactccagaatctttcgggcctctgaaatctatcagtgcctatcacaag gtgaattctctggtgtgttgctgggagacagggggtatggctgccagccttttctcctgacacctttcacagacccccaggaagcacagcaggcctacaaccatgcccatgccaggaccagggccagagttgaaatgacctttggcctcctgaaggcacgctttcactgccttcacaaattaagggtcagccctgttagggcatgtgatattactgtggcttgtgctgtcctccacaatgtggcctgcctgaggaaggagagggcccccagagtgccaccagccatggactgggacaatccggcaatcttccctgatgacgacagtggtcggctgctgagggaccaatatgtgttgaattattttagttag